Part of the Quercus lobata isolate SW786 chromosome 6, ValleyOak3.0 Primary Assembly, whole genome shotgun sequence genome, TTATTTCGACATAATTGCAGGAACAAGTACAGGTGGTCTAGTCACCACCATGCTTACAGCTCCCAATAAGGAACGCCGTCCCATGTATGCTGCAAAGGACCTCATCAATTTCTATTTAGAGCACTCTCCCAAGATTTTTCCCCAGGACAGGTAAATTTTCAATGaaaccacaaccaaaaaagcctttttggtttcttttttagTTCCACCAGAACAGGTATATAAGTTTTACCAAACAAATAGTaggtaccctttttttttttgctttctttctacTAAAGATGATTCTGTGGAACCAGAAACACAAATATTTTGAGTTCAATGACAAGCACGTTGTGTGGTATGAGGGGACCAAAATATGACGGGAAGTACCTGCGGTCATTGACAAACGAGCTACTTGGCAACCTAACTCTGAAAGAGACCCTAACAGATGTGATTATACCAAGCTTTGATATCAAGCTCCTTCAGCCAGTGATCTTTTCAACCAATGATGTATGAGCTAGTATGAGTATTACATTAAAAAGTAGGAAAGTTTATCAAATTGTTGGTATTGTGGCCATTACGTATGGTTCCAACTGGTCAATGTTTTTGTACAGGCAAAGAAGAATGAATGGAAGAACGCTAGGCTAGCAGATATTTGCATTGGTACCTCTGCAGCACCCACTTTTCTTCCAGCACATTACTTTGAGGTAGAAGATGCAGAGGGATACGTTCGCAGTTTTGATCTCATTGATGGTGGAGTTGCTGCAAATAATCCAGTGAGCTGATTTGAGAATTTAAGGCATCATTTTGTATTGAAGCTTTGGAAATTTGGTTATTTTGTGTAactttaatttcttgatttatgACCACTCTGGCAAGttctctaatttattttatactaaatCTACAGACGATGATGGCCATAAGCCAGATTTGGAAAGAAATTTTGAGGCATAACATTGAGTCACATGACATAAAACCAATGGAGTACAGCAAGAGAATGCTAGTTCTGTCACTGGGAACAGGTGCAGCGAAGCATGAAGAAAAGTATGCAGCTGCCACAGCCTCAGAATGGGGTTTGTTTAAATGGATGTATGACAATGGTGCAACTCCATTGCTCGACGTATATGGCGATGCAAGTTCTGATATGGTCGACTTTCATGTGTCCACCTTCTTCCAAGCCCTTGGTTCCAAGAAGAACTACCTTCGTATTCAGGTATAAAATGATCACAATTATTCATTTTTGATAATTCAGGTATAAAATGATCACAATTATTCATTTTTGATAGTAAAAAAAGGATTTGAAACCTTGGTAACTGTTGTTTATTATAAGGCCAAAACTGTTTATTTTTAGTATAGGCAAGATTTGAACATGAGTTTTTAATTCCACAATGACAGACTATACAATTGACTTAATTGGAACCTACTATTGATCACATTTATTAAATCCATTTGTGAACATAATCtatatgtaaattattaacAATTTCTTGGTTAAATATGAACCATAGGATGACACATTAACAGGAGATGCCGCATCAGTTGATATTGCCACCCCGGAGAATCTGCAAAAGCTTGTGGAGATTGGAGAGGCGCTATTGAAGAAATCAGTGTCAAGAGTGAATTTGGATACTGGCaggtttgagaaaattgagGGCGAGGGTACTAATGAAGAAGGTCTTACCTATTTCGCCAAATTGCTTGTTGAAGAACACAAGACCcgacaaaaaaaatgaaagcacTCGAAGTCTCTCCTTTTGATCTAAAATATTTGGATTGGATGCTTTAATAAGAGTATTAATTAGAACTTTATTTGTGTGAGTTTGAACAAGCTAGAGAGGGGATGTTCAAGAGTCTCACATTGATTAGGCGTTGGCATTGGTTTGATTATATGGTACTAGTCTACCTCCTAAGTATTTCAGTTATGGCTTGGATTCTTTGGTGAgattattattacaaatattataGATATGGGGCTTTCATAATGTCTTGTCCTATTCATTTTCTGAAAGAATAGagggaaattttgaaatattggtttttatttatccttaaaaaaaaaatcagttatcattttataatttttgagaCATTTTTTGGTACAATTTTGGAGGCCTTTTATTCATGTAAATTTAGATTTTTGGGGTAGGGGGCCTTAGTCCTAGACTTAAGTGGCCTAGACCTAGAGTAAACTCTATTTAAACTTTACTCTTTTAATAGCCAGTTTAAAAAGCTCACAAGTCATGAAAtcctaaaaacaaaaagctCGTAAGGAAGAATAATCTTATAATTTGTCTAGTTGACACTTCTTGGTGTTTCCAATAGATTCAAAGTTCATATCCTCTCCCTCTAATTATAACTAccgaaaatataaaaagtttgaTGAATAACTTGTGCAAATACAATTCAACtttgatactatttttttggtaaaggaCAGAATAAAGTTCCAAGCTATACCAATGGCCAAACTTATCACTTTTAACAGTTGCCATCCCTTTTTCAGGAGCcaaaagtagtaaaaataacggacaaagaaaaaagaataaaactttttaaggaTATAAAAAGAGAACAGGTTGCGATATGAATCTTATGATTTCCAAGCCATTTAAGTCCGTGGGAGTTGCTTTAGTCGAATGACTCGAATCTAAAGGTAAAATCTATATCTAGCGTTCTGGTTGCTTTTGTACCACTTCCGATTAAGCAATCAGAGCATGTTTCACGTTCTACTACTCTGCGTGGGCTCGACCATGACAGGGAAGATTCGAAGCTCTATGTTGTCAACTTCACACGTGAAGTAGCAAACATGGAAGTCTATTAAGTTGTTAACATCTATCTTCCCATTGGTACCGATCAACCGTCATAAAAGCCACGGAACTCTGCTGTCATCAACTGATCAACATCAAGTCTTTGTGAAGTATTTCTCTTGTGATAAATATTCGAAGTTAAATTAAAGTTGTTCCATGCATGAATGATTGGTGATATTCTTAACTAGTAGGCAACATTATTAAAAGTGATATTcttgatcaatttgttgaaaGACACTTCAATAGCAAACTCCTTTTGAATGGAAATAGTTACCCACAATGATGGACCCATGATTTGATTTGAGAGACACGTAACTGACGTAAGTATGCATGttcatttgaatatatatatatatatatatatatatatatagcatttgagaccaatttgaaaaattaaaaactatttatttgaaaactaagtcatgtgtgtgtttgtttctaaaaaaaaataaaaaataaaaaaagaagtcatattttaatgtaagaaaatccataaaaagataatatattcattatattGTGATTATCTACTAAGGTTTCtatcacataaatttttttttttttttaagtcaaaacTCAAGttatgaattgaatttttttactaattaagaAATATACTACAAtctatgtaaatatatatatatatatatatataaatgtggGGCCCAAATCTGCGGTCCCAGCCCACCttgtattaagggcccaaagcccaggccgaggagtcCTACTACCCAGGACGTATGGTGAAAATCCCTTAAAAGCCCAAGAATGTGGCCGAGGAGGATCTCACGGGCAACGTCCCACGAAACGCTTGaggaaaaggacaaactcagtacagcAGTACAAGCGAGAAAGCTACCAACACCATAACgtggagcccagcgcctggcaagcccatactccataccatgctatccagtttttccccaaccactctgacgtacggattgataggacgagtaacTGCCCCAAAAaaggagaaactgacacgtagatgaaaAACGGGAAGGAAATACCAGTATAAAAGGGAGGGAGAGCTAAAACGAAAGGGGGAAGATCCTATAAAGGAAAAAGGAGGAGAATGGTGAGAATGAAACGCTtttcggactaattccgaggagtcAAACCTTCCAAAccacatccgtgtaaggcttaaCTATATAAGCCAAACCCGCTTTCgcatgggcttccatgaaagtCATGACTAAACCGCCatccaacgaccaaggtccgGCCTTTCcaaatccactctctacaaatcgtattgttcgggccctttacatacgagcccaacgtcatccttgggtcgttgaaaatcgtgtccttacaataaacATTTGTTATATAACTATTTCCGTACTCAAttgtttatacacatttttatgGAGGATAAAtgattgcaaaaataaaaaatttaaaattgagactctattatctttttttaaagGTAACAATAGTATTATAATTAAGTTCTAAACCATAATTTACATTGATAAaatatgtttctttttatttctttttgataaaatttaacgCAGCAGAAGGAATAGCTTATTAACTATATCAAcaagaaaatttcacaaaagaaaaaaccaaagtCCAATTATACTATAAGTCAAGTAAGGAGGGGGTTGTAAACTTGAAACAACTAATAAGTATAAGTTACGGctcatcccaaaaaataaaaataaaagaggctCATTAATGTAAGAACATCTCCATGAACTTGTACATTACCATATTTTTCTTAGTATGATTAGGGAATTCACAAATacaacaaatttattgtattatcCATTCTCCCTTGGCTATCAAATGATGTAACACGTCAACTTTCCAACAATATATATGCTAGATATGTTCTATTGtacaaaaattcaagaaaaattctTGTGTCACACCAAAAGGCACAACATTGGCCACAACTCACCCATATGACGAACTGTGGTTGGTAAAGGAGTGATGGTAGGTCCATGTGAGGACACCCTTCtaccaaccacaactcgccacatgagCAAGTTGTGGCCAATGTTCTGCCTTTAGGTGTGGCACAAAAATTACTCAAAATTCAATGATGTAGTTGTCAGAATTATTTAAAGAatcattttgatttctttttgctCTTAAGTGCCAAACTACATTTCCCTTACTATGTACTTTAATAACATGGGTGAAATTTGTGTCCAGTGCCATTTTGCACTAGGCATGATACAATTCGGATACGTACCTAATTTTGGATACTGCATTACAATGTGTTTAGTGCAAAAAAACATTGGACATAAGCCAAATCCAATAACACATGCATAGATCACAAGAAAGATGTATagacttaaaaaagaaataaaatataaattgtcctaaaattatcatttttttaatctaatataaAAATCTTATTCTAAGATAATTTAAGTGTATGTGTAAAGCTCTCTCTCACATACTTGAATTTTAGCCTTTACCCCCCACTCCATAAGTATTTGTATTTATGGAATGATTATAACGCCAGGTGTGTTAATAATAAGATTATCAATATTATATCTTGAAAATATGTGACGCGTTAATGGGAGGTGCTATGTCAGTTGATATTAATTCCACCAAAAATTTGCAAAGGCTTGTAAAATGAAGCCAATGTCAAATGTGCATTTAGGTACTGGTAGATTTGAGGAAATTGAGGGCGAAGGTATTAATGAAGAAGCTCTTGCCTGCTTCACCAAACAAATTGTGGAATTAATGGAAGCTCCGGAAAGAACAATGAAACTAACTCCAGCTCCGGAAAGAACAATGAAACTAACTCCAAGAATATAAATTAATCTGATTAACTATACACTTTTAGAGCTTTCTGATCATATTTCGTCCTATTCTAAAGACCAAGGAGTCACAGTATGGTCAGCTCTTAGCATCAAATTAAGTTTCCTGAATCCAACCATTTGCCAACCAAACAAAGCAAGGAAATTTCTAGTTGAACTTAAAAACCAAATTACGTAGGTGTTCCGTCACAGCCCCCAAGGAAGCGACCATATGATAGGGATGCAAGACATAACAGCCGGCAAACTTTACTAGCTGCCAAGTGCCAACACAAGCTGCACAGCTTGCAATTGCATGCAAAACCAACAGACATGTATGTGGACATCTCATGTAGAGACTCGGTAAAAACAAAGCCATTCTAGGAACCTCAAATGAACTCATCCAAGcacgcaaaaaaaattttaaaacgaAAGCTGGATTGGAAATCTCATCCAAACAAAATGTTACACATTAAAATACAAGAAAgttaaacatataaatatatggtAAAGAAAAGCCTCCCAAAAGTTTCCCATTTATGCAAAAGAGCAAATGGAGTCATATGGTGAAGAAAGAATAGAGaatcaaattaatcaatcaCACAAACCAAGAGACCCACGAGAAAGATCTGGCAGCACATTAGAGGCTAAGATGGCTGCACTGACTAAGACGAAGGAAGAACTGAAAAGAGCCAAGGACAACGCCATGCAGTCATGGCTAGACTCCAAGCCTCTCATTGATGAGCTTGAAAGACTGAAATCCAACCTTGAAAGTGCCAAAAATGAATCTACAACGTCAAATATTGTTATCTCAGAGCTTGACTCACACCTAGGGAGCACCAACACATCCATTAGAaccaaaaaggaagaaaagcaCAAGGCAACAAAGATGATCAATGAAATAAGCCAGGCTTTGGATCGAACACGTGAAAAGATTAAGAGGCTCAAGTTGGATATGGAAGAAGAGCAACAAGCAAGGTTAAAGCTGAAACAAGTCCTGAGTGTAAAGAAGCAAACTCTTCAGACATTGCAACTCATGCTTCAAGCTACACAATTAGAGTCAGAAGCATTGGGATCATCTGCAGCTGAAGCACTTCACTATATTGAATGTTCAGAAAAGGATGATACCATTGTCCATCTCAGTCATGAAGAATACTATGCCTTAAAAAGAAGAGCTGAAGAAGAAACAACACTTGCAGATTGGCATATTTCCGTGTCCATGGAACAGAAGCTTGCTGCTGAGGCAAGACAGAACTTAGCTTTAACAAGAATGAAAGATTTCAACTCACAGAGCAAATTGCAAAGAAGGGGACTCAacgaggaaaagaaaataagggaTGGATTCACAAAGAGGAAGGCAGAAGAACAAGTTCCAAGTATCAAAGTGGGAGCTTCAGTCAACAACAGACGGAATACTTCCCCTAAAGCTCGAGCCAAACTAACTAAATCTGATCAGGGGAAACCACCACAACAGTTCGGAAGATCAAGAAGTAAAAATAGATTTAACAATAGAAAGTCAATTAAGAAGAAATTATcaattttgcataaaataaaAGGCTTTGTACGAAAAATAACAAGATTTTTTGGATGATTCAGATGAATATTGTATGTAGCATTATGGTTCAAGCAAGCAATAATGTGCTATAAGTCTAGTttgacaaaatcacaaaaattggTTCAAGCTAGAGTTTTCTAATTTGTAATTTGTCTCCTCAGAAGATCGGGCAACCCATTCTTGTCCTCCAACAAAGCCTGAAATAGACCAAAGCATCAAGGGTAAGCAAAAAGATTGAATGCAAACAATTTCTAGAAGGCAGATTTCCTATTCTGACAAATTGGCTGAATCTGATTATTCAAaccatcaaaagattcaaaaccagTGCACTGTCACAGAAGTTTTCTAATCCAACGgaaacagaaaagaaaggaaattctTGACAGATACAAAGACCTGTCATTTCATGAATAAtcaataatttgtttttgtatttcatAATATGGCCATATAATCATATGATAATAATCACTAAGGAGCAGAAAATTTGTACCTGACATTTCCTAAAGCCAATCAATATCTGCAAACAAAAAAGCCTGAACCAGCTGACTATATAACCTAACAAATGCCCATCAATTCAAAGCCAAACCTTCCAGACAAAAGGGAGACTGTACATCAGAAAAAACAAATGGGAAGTTactctcaaaattaaaaaatgaagagCGATTTTCACCAAAATGTGTTTAGCATACCAGATTGTGGCCAGAACTCTATTGGAACATTCTAGAGTAAGCTTTCTTTTCCTGATCACGTCTATCAGCAATCTGTAACCATTATGAGCTTTCAAAACTATGTCCAATTGGAAATttgtaaagaaagaaaacacaatgAACCATTACTAAAGTCACATCTAAACAATACAAAATGTGAAGTTCATTTACCTTCTTCCGTGCAGCAGCAAGCTCTTTCTTTATTCCTCctgaaaaatggaaaataagaTGTACGGTCAAGAATTTACCCACCTCCCCCCCCTCTTTTACCACTGCACAtccttggtgcggtggtcaccCTTGTGAGGTGTTAGGGGCAAGGGCCGGATTTCAAGTCTCTAGgaaggagcttcacacacatatacacttagattaggctaaagtagaaattctatcttgtatatatatatatatatatataaataaataaataaaaagaatttaccCCTTTTAATAATATCCAATACTGAAAAACTTTTCTTGCTCCAAGTCAAACTTAAAACCTTAAAGCATAACAATTTGTTCATTTGCAAGAGACAATTTGTTCAACAGGAAGAGAAGAAATTAGTCTTCATGTCACTTCTAGCATCAAAATTCTACATTAGAAGACTGCTCATATTAAAGAAAGGAATGTCAACCGTTAAAGTCACTAACCATCATTTGGCTCCAATTCTGACGCCTTCTTGAAGCTTTCAACTGCAGAGTCTATGTCATTTAATGCCATATGTGCCTGAAATTGGCAAGACCATAATACAAATATTAGAAATTACCAGTAAACACACAAAAAGGACCACAATGGTGCAGGCAATATGTTATGACAAGTATGAGCAAGCTTTTGCAAGTAATTGGTAACACAACCTATTTATGACTTGTCAACTACTTATCAACTACTTATTCTAAGTCATTTTAAGTGGAAGGAGTTGtctttgaaattaaaaaaatccaaaagttCAAATACTTCCatcaagaaaaggaagaaaaaacaataatgaAACCAGTATCATCCCATCATGTACAAAACCACCAAGCAATATAAGGTCTATAGTCTATAGTtcaattatactttttttttgtgacaatttgataattacaatggGAGGGGAgggatttgaaccttgaaaCTCCATTGGAAACACTAGAAAGTGCCAATTGAGATATAAGGCTCTTGGATATAATTCAATTATGCATATCAGACTCTTGTATTTAAAACTCAAGCTTATATTCttggtgaaaataaaatagttgaAAATGAAACTGACATTAGAAAAAAATCCAATTCCTTAATATCTTGAAACCAACATAATGATACAAGGCCTTCATGGTATAAGCAATAAGATTCCAAGAggcttgtaactcaattggcaCTTCCTGTTATTTCTAATGAAGAggtctagggttcaaatccccacCCTCAACTATTGTCGTCTAGTGATTCTGTCCGGTTGGGATACCTGGCTTATATCCCAGCAACCAAAGTTAAATCCCAGCAATGGATTTAATACTTTCCTTTTATctatctatcaaaaaaacagaaaaaagaaccTGCGGTTAACATGAAACCGAGGTTGCTATATTCATAACCAAAGCATTTATGTATACCTTAAatgttcttaatatatataaaaaaattcaaaggtCATTAGAATAAATGCCCTCTTAACTCCACATTTTAGTTGCCATCATCATGCCTTGACCCCAATTGTATAAAGATGTACTATTACTATTAAATGTCAGctaaatttctaaatttaagaACGTTCACTGTACTTAAACTTCTTCCAATTCGGATTGCGCATGCAATATGagtcattaaattaataaatattattctcaCTAAAAGTTACTATACTCTATTACATCAAAAGGGGGGCAGGGGATAATTATCAATATCAGATGAAAtataagaagagagagagagagagagacagaggatAAACTAGAAGCAGACACTGACCTGGCCTTGGCGAAACAAAGCTTTCACATTATCTTCCCCATCACGCATTGCAAAGTCTGTGTCCAATAATGCTCCTTTTAGATCTCCTAATTTCAGTTTACAGGcctaaaagaaaaatggaaaacatTAATCAATAATGTAAGGGCAAAAGGGACCTTAGTAATGTAACGAAATTGTAATCCCATAACAAAAATATGAAATCTATGAGGAAAACCAATATAATTAGATATCACCCCATATGTGTGTGTATGCATGGTGTATGTGAATATGCAAGGCAATTGATCTGAAGACTACAGCATCTAGTAGACTGTAGATGGTTAAGATATTAGCCCCTTCACAAAATAGAAAGAGCAAGCGACTAACCATCACTCCAACGGTGAGAAGATAGCAAAATTTGGTTGGAACAATTGTGACAACATGTTACATGCATTCGGACAATAATCAATTGTCTGGTtgtcaacaaaaacaaaaaagctttGACCAAAGCACcatgtaaaagtaaaataacaatCTTGATCTTTAACAACAACTGTGTCTATTActaacacaaaaaataagatCAAGCTTGAGATTCATAACCAAGTTAAATGATAGGATCAAACTAAACTAGGGGGGTTGATCaaagaaattgcaaaagatGATAATCAATGGATATTTGAGCTTTCATTAGAGCCTCAAACTCAATTAAAGGAtgcaaaatcaaaaactttcaTTGACAGATGTTCttctaaacaaaaaattcaatcatCAAGCAGGTTATTTATGAATATCACTATTATATCTTCAATACTAGTGCTCAAGTTCAccagaaaaa contains:
- the LOC115994477 gene encoding patatin-like protein 2 isoform X1: MASSSAKAKMVTVLSIDGGGIRGIIPSTLLSFLESKLQELDGPKARIADYFDIIAGTSTGGLVTTMLTAPNKERRPMYAAKDLINFYLEHSPKIFPQDRNTNILSSMTSTLCGMRGPKYDGKYLRSLTNELLGNLTLKETLTDVIIPSFDIKLLQPVIFSTNDAKKNEWKNARLADICIGTSAAPTFLPAHYFEVEDAEGYVRSFDLIDGGVAANNPTMMAISQIWKEILRHNIESHDIKPMEYSKRMLVLSLGTGAAKHEEKYAAATASEWGLFKWMYDNGATPLLDVYGDASSDMVDFHVSTFFQALGSKKNYLRIQDDTLTGDAASVDIATPENLQKLVEIGEALLKKSVSRVNLDTGRFEKIEGEGTNEEGLTYFAKLLVEEHKTRQKK
- the LOC115994477 gene encoding patatin-like protein 3 isoform X2, giving the protein MLTAPNKERRPMYAAKDLINFYLEHSPKIFPQDRNTNILSSMTSTLCGMRGPKYDGKYLRSLTNELLGNLTLKETLTDVIIPSFDIKLLQPVIFSTNDAKKNEWKNARLADICIGTSAAPTFLPAHYFEVEDAEGYVRSFDLIDGGVAANNPTMMAISQIWKEILRHNIESHDIKPMEYSKRMLVLSLGTGAAKHEEKYAAATASEWGLFKWMYDNGATPLLDVYGDASSDMVDFHVSTFFQALGSKKNYLRIQDDTLTGDAASVDIATPENLQKLVEIGEALLKKSVSRVNLDTGRFEKIEGEGTNEEGLTYFAKLLVEEHKTRQKK